The proteins below come from a single Bacteroidota bacterium genomic window:
- a CDS encoding T9SS type A sorting domain-containing protein, with translation MKRIFLTLVLSCLLSTSVFSQGGKLGFDNTSGPDFGINLFMDSASSNFWKIGNPNGIVFNEAFQSENAIYIDKNLMNSDTLSSSFTIVYHIIPPLDPKDYCFLHFYYKVDADISESAEFLVSFDYGNSWNSIFDTNLWIFSYYTRIADSTIYTEPPLNGYHADWISCLIDLRFSLYHKVVDDPDSIYFKFKFNAIKQAPTEGIIIDNIRANIAYTDIKEYQTQKIIFKSSIGDYYMAPIVGCHSDIIISIFDISGRKVVTDFTPNSRTIDISLLNIGSGLYIIYLYNLKTKESQSIKIIN, from the coding sequence ATGAAAAGGATTTTTCTTACATTAGTACTATCATGTCTACTTTCAACATCTGTATTTTCACAAGGTGGAAAATTAGGATTTGACAACACTTCTGGTCCTGACTTTGGGATAAATCTCTTCATGGATTCTGCATCTTCAAATTTTTGGAAAATCGGAAACCCAAATGGAATTGTATTTAATGAAGCTTTTCAATCCGAAAACGCTATTTATATTGATAAAAATCTAATGAATAGTGACACTTTGTCTTCTTCATTCACAATTGTTTATCATATTATTCCTCCATTAGATCCAAAGGATTATTGCTTCTTACATTTTTATTATAAGGTTGATGCAGATATCTCAGAATCAGCTGAATTTTTAGTTTCTTTTGATTATGGTAATAGTTGGAATTCTATATTTGACACAAACCTCTGGATATTTAGTTATTATACCAGAATAGCTGATTCAACTATTTATACAGAACCTCCTTTAAATGGATATCATGCAGACTGGATAAGTTGCTTAATTGATCTTCGTTTTTCATTATATCATAAAGTTGTAGATGATCCTGATTCAATATATTTTAAATTTAAATTTAATGCAATTAAACAGGCACCTACTGAAGGAATTATTATCGATAACATCAGAGCTAATATTGCATATACAGATATTAAAGAATATCAAACGCAAAAAATAATTTTCAAATCATCAATTGGAGATTATTATATGGCACCAATTGTTGGATGCCATTCAGATATTATTATTTCAATATTTGATATATCTGGAAGAAAGGTTGTTACAGATTTTACACCAAACTCCAGAACAATTGATATTTCACTATTGAATATTGGCAGCGGTCTCTACATCATTTATCTGTACAATTTGAAAACGAAAGAATCTCAATCTATTAAGATAATAAACTAA